Proteins co-encoded in one Papaver somniferum cultivar HN1 chromosome 5, ASM357369v1, whole genome shotgun sequence genomic window:
- the LOC113281351 gene encoding uncharacterized protein LOC113281351 isoform X2: protein MQYSRSDHFNRLRNYHRLANRVLENHPSHPMADEAERLAAEAEAAILAAEAAANADEPRTLRDYLQPERTSTPSCIVLPANAGNVSIKYGQIQALPKFHGLDSESAYIHLKEFDEVCTTMPFVAATQDVVKLKLFPFSLKEKAKTCLHSLGPNSIRTWNEMTRKFLKKFFPIHKTVTLRKCIMNFSQKENESFFECWERFKDLLSSCPHHGYEIWRVINFFYDGLNSCMRQFVEMMCNGQFLNKSPDDAWTYFDSLAENSQNWDTSGTADRNKSKALASSRTGMYVLNEEHDLNAKIASLHRKVDAIQKPNVVKVVDPVEHACGICESLEHYTKDCPTVPAFQEVLHDQANSMGTYKRPFSSPYSETYNPNWRNHPNFSWRNGPTMNGANVPQGSSSSNPYVPLHKNSLEDTLHTFMQGQTQINQNVMKTLDELKTSIVRIESRLNVREKGTLPAQTQPNPKGQFEVKNSNLEQANVVTTLRSGKVIETPMKVDEPEKSPKLKSSHSDIQNEQSEIDK, encoded by the exons ATGCAATATTCTAGGTCAGATCATTTTAATCGACTGCGTAACTATCACCGTTTAGCTAATAGGGTATTAGAGAATCACCCTAGTCATCCAATGGCGGATGAAGCTGAGAGATTAGCGGCTGAGGCTGAAGCTGCTATATTAGCTGCTGAGGCCGCAGCCAATGCTGATGAACCTAGAACCCTTAGGGATTATTTGCAGCCGGAAAGGACTTCTACACCTTCTTGTATAGTTCTTCCGGCTAATGCTGGCAATGTGTCGATTAAGTATGGGCAGATACAAGCACTGCCTAAGTTTCATGGATTGGACTCCGAGAGTGCATACATACATTTGAAAGAATTTGATGAGGTCTGTACTACTATGCCTTTTGTTGCTGCGACTCAAGATGTCGTAAAACTGAAATTGTttccattttctctaaaggagaaAGCTAAGACTTGTCTGCATTCTTTGGGACCAAATAGCATTAGGACATGGAATGAAATGACTAGAAAGTTTCTGAAAAAGTTTTTTCCAATTCACAAAACAGTCACTCTTAGAaaatgtataatgaatttttctcaaaaggAAAATGAATCGTTTTTCGAGTGTTGGGAGAGATTTAAAGATTTGCTTTCTAGCTGCCCTCATCATGGTTATGAAATTTGGAGAGTAATTAACTTCTTTTATGATGGTTTGAATTCATGTATGCGTCAGTTTGTTGAAATGATGTGTAATGGGCAATTTTTGAATAAATCACCTGATGATGCTTGGACTTACTTCGATTCGCTAGCAGAAAACTCCCAAAATTGGGATACTTCAGGCACGGCGGATAGAAATAAGTCCAAAGCTTTAGCTAGTTCCAGGACTGGAATGTATGTGTTGAATGAAGAACATGACTTGAATGCTAAGATTGCTAGTTTGCATAGGAAAGTTGATGCGATTCAGAAACCAAATGTGGTTAAGGTAGTTGATCCGGTCGAACATGCTTGTGGTATTTGCGAAAGTCTTGAACACTACACTAAGGATTGTCCTACAGTTCCAGCATTTCAGGAAGTGTTACATGACCAAGCAAATTCCATGGGTACTTATAAAAGACCATTTAGCTCCCCATATTCAGAAACGTACAATCCAAATTGgcgaaaccatcctaatttcagttGGAGGAATGGTCCTACAATGAATGGTGCTAATGTTCCCCAAGGGTCTTCATCTAGTAACCCTTATGTGCCACTTCATAAGAATTCTCTTGAGGATACTTTACATACTTTTATGCAGGGACAGACACAGATAAATCAGAATGTTATGAAGACTTTAGATGAGCTGAAAACTAGCATAGTTAGAATTGAATCACGTCTCAATGTTAGGGAGAAGGGGACATTGCCTGcccaaactcaacccaacccaaAAGGCCAATTTGAGGTTAAAAATTCTAACTTGGAGCAAGCTAATGTTGTCACCACTCTTAGAAGTGGTAAGGTGATTGAGACTCCGATGAAGGTGGACGAACCTGAGAAGTCTCCGAAGCTTAAGAGTAGTCACAGTGATATTCAAAATGAACAATCTGAAATTGATAA GTGA
- the LOC113281351 gene encoding uncharacterized protein LOC113281351 isoform X1, which yields MQYSRSDHFNRLRNYHRLANRVLENHPSHPMADEAERLAAEAEAAILAAEAAANADEPRTLRDYLQPERTSTPSCIVLPANAGNVSIKYGQIQALPKFHGLDSESAYIHLKEFDEVCTTMPFVAATQDVVKLKLFPFSLKEKAKTCLHSLGPNSIRTWNEMTRKFLKKFFPIHKTVTLRKCIMNFSQKENESFFECWERFKDLLSSCPHHGYEIWRVINFFYDGLNSCMRQFVEMMCNGQFLNKSPDDAWTYFDSLAENSQNWDTSGTADRNKSKALASSRTGMYVLNEEHDLNAKIASLHRKVDAIQKPNVVKVVDPVEHACGICESLEHYTKDCPTVPAFQEVLHDQANSMGTYKRPFSSPYSETYNPNWRNHPNFSWRNGPTMNGANVPQGSSSSNPYVPLHKNSLEDTLHTFMQGQTQINQNVMKTLDELKTSIVRIESRLNVREKGTLPAQTQPNPKGQFEVKNSNLEQANVVTTLRSGKVIETPMKVDEPEKSPKLKSSHSDIQNEQSEIDNR from the exons ATGCAATATTCTAGGTCAGATCATTTTAATCGACTGCGTAACTATCACCGTTTAGCTAATAGGGTATTAGAGAATCACCCTAGTCATCCAATGGCGGATGAAGCTGAGAGATTAGCGGCTGAGGCTGAAGCTGCTATATTAGCTGCTGAGGCCGCAGCCAATGCTGATGAACCTAGAACCCTTAGGGATTATTTGCAGCCGGAAAGGACTTCTACACCTTCTTGTATAGTTCTTCCGGCTAATGCTGGCAATGTGTCGATTAAGTATGGGCAGATACAAGCACTGCCTAAGTTTCATGGATTGGACTCCGAGAGTGCATACATACATTTGAAAGAATTTGATGAGGTCTGTACTACTATGCCTTTTGTTGCTGCGACTCAAGATGTCGTAAAACTGAAATTGTttccattttctctaaaggagaaAGCTAAGACTTGTCTGCATTCTTTGGGACCAAATAGCATTAGGACATGGAATGAAATGACTAGAAAGTTTCTGAAAAAGTTTTTTCCAATTCACAAAACAGTCACTCTTAGAaaatgtataatgaatttttctcaaaaggAAAATGAATCGTTTTTCGAGTGTTGGGAGAGATTTAAAGATTTGCTTTCTAGCTGCCCTCATCATGGTTATGAAATTTGGAGAGTAATTAACTTCTTTTATGATGGTTTGAATTCATGTATGCGTCAGTTTGTTGAAATGATGTGTAATGGGCAATTTTTGAATAAATCACCTGATGATGCTTGGACTTACTTCGATTCGCTAGCAGAAAACTCCCAAAATTGGGATACTTCAGGCACGGCGGATAGAAATAAGTCCAAAGCTTTAGCTAGTTCCAGGACTGGAATGTATGTGTTGAATGAAGAACATGACTTGAATGCTAAGATTGCTAGTTTGCATAGGAAAGTTGATGCGATTCAGAAACCAAATGTGGTTAAGGTAGTTGATCCGGTCGAACATGCTTGTGGTATTTGCGAAAGTCTTGAACACTACACTAAGGATTGTCCTACAGTTCCAGCATTTCAGGAAGTGTTACATGACCAAGCAAATTCCATGGGTACTTATAAAAGACCATTTAGCTCCCCATATTCAGAAACGTACAATCCAAATTGgcgaaaccatcctaatttcagttGGAGGAATGGTCCTACAATGAATGGTGCTAATGTTCCCCAAGGGTCTTCATCTAGTAACCCTTATGTGCCACTTCATAAGAATTCTCTTGAGGATACTTTACATACTTTTATGCAGGGACAGACACAGATAAATCAGAATGTTATGAAGACTTTAGATGAGCTGAAAACTAGCATAGTTAGAATTGAATCACGTCTCAATGTTAGGGAGAAGGGGACATTGCCTGcccaaactcaacccaacccaaAAGGCCAATTTGAGGTTAAAAATTCTAACTTGGAGCAAGCTAATGTTGTCACCACTCTTAGAAGTGGTAAGGTGATTGAGACTCCGATGAAGGTGGACGAACCTGAGAAGTCTCCGAAGCTTAAGAGTAGTCACAGTGATATTCAAAATGAACAATCTGAAATTGATAA CAGGTGA